The genomic interval ATTTCACTGAGGGACAATTCGTCATAAACCAATAGTTCTTTTATCTTTTCTATTTTTTGGGCGATGAAGTACTTTTCAATGGTGGTGTCTTGCGCTTCGGAAAACAGGTTGGACAAATAATTGTAATCATGTTGAAGTTTGTCGCTTAATACATCGGAAAGATTGGTTTTTACACCATTTTTTTGATGATGTACTAAATCAATAATTATATTTTTATTCTTTCTACAGTTCTGTTTCTCTTATCGTCAATGATTTCAAATCCTAATGTAAGCAGCGTTTTTTCCAATTTAAATAATTCTTGAGTCGTAGGTTCGCTGCTAAGTGTAATCTCCCCCAGCTTTATGCTCTTTAGGTTTAAGCCTAACTTTCCCAATTCATTCTGCACCACCATAATACAGCGGTCACAAACCATATTTTTTATAATAAGCAACATCACTTTGCTTCACATCTAAAGAAAATATTAATTTGAAACTCTAAAATAAATTTATAACCGTTTATTCTTCAAATTTCCAATTGGTAAGTAATAAAGTAAACCGATTCCTATCAGAAATAATATCAATGAAGCTATAAATGCAGGAATAAGGATTTCTTTATTATTATCCAAAGCATTGTTCAAGGCGGCATATAATAACCAAATTTGAATAGTCACATTTAGTATTAATATAAAAATAATAGTAGAAAGTATCGCGTTTAATTTATTTGGATTGGCTTGATTCTGACTAGTTCTAAA from Flavobacterium sp. YJ01 carries:
- a CDS encoding DUF6755 family protein, with translation MSTFRTSQNQANPNKLNAILSTIIFILILNVTIQIWLLYAALNNALDNNKEILIPAFIASLILFLIGIGLLYYLPIGNLKNKRL